A region of Marnyiella aurantia DNA encodes the following proteins:
- a CDS encoding DUF5687 family protein, with the protein MYFRLLSLELKHFLRNPQFGVNLIMKLLVAFSYFWMAAAFIGAAFGVYFFVKEELQQDPIRIFSRYFLYYAVVDLLIRYFMQQMPTQNIKPFLGQNIKKKQLVNYTILRIFLHFFNWGYLLFMIPFCALLIFHGGYSVTGVLMFLFGIMFVFYFNNFLNILLNKKNTVLFSVAAVIIGLGALDYYGYIPFLSYSESFFYSFYNIPGAFLISGVLAATVAYLCYQSILGNFYLDKGLELEKAEGKTENIEFLQRFGTMGTFINNDIRLLRRSKAAKVTLYMSIAFLFYGLLFFNGAYQTDFMKLFAAIFVTGGFMMMFGQRVPAWDSSYYPLMMTQQVPYKKFLMAKWSLIILSILIGMILSTAYLYFGWEIYLTVLGAGLYNLGVNSYLTLLAGAYNKQAIDLNSTAKSFGGGKNSFNMKVLLIAIPQMVLPMAVFAIVKYLFGMYAAVAALGLLGAVGFMLRNYIFDLIVKVYKTQKYSTLQAFKKEN; encoded by the coding sequence ATGTATTTTAGACTACTCTCCCTGGAATTAAAGCATTTCCTCCGCAATCCACAGTTTGGCGTAAACCTGATCATGAAATTGCTCGTGGCCTTTTCTTATTTCTGGATGGCTGCCGCATTTATAGGAGCGGCGTTCGGTGTGTATTTTTTTGTTAAGGAAGAACTGCAGCAGGATCCGATCCGGATTTTCAGCAGATATTTTCTCTATTACGCTGTTGTCGACTTACTTATCCGCTACTTTATGCAGCAGATGCCTACCCAGAATATCAAGCCTTTCCTGGGTCAGAATATCAAAAAAAAGCAATTGGTTAATTATACCATTCTCCGGATATTCCTACATTTCTTCAACTGGGGGTACCTGCTTTTTATGATTCCTTTCTGTGCACTCCTTATATTCCACGGTGGTTATTCGGTTACAGGAGTGCTGATGTTCCTTTTTGGGATAATGTTCGTCTTCTACTTCAATAACTTCCTGAATATCCTGCTGAATAAGAAGAACACCGTCTTGTTTTCGGTAGCTGCCGTTATAATAGGTTTGGGTGCACTCGATTACTATGGGTACATACCTTTTCTGTCCTATTCTGAATCGTTTTTTTATTCTTTTTACAATATTCCGGGTGCCTTCCTGATTTCAGGAGTTCTTGCTGCAACCGTTGCCTACCTGTGCTACCAAAGTATCCTTGGCAATTTCTATCTGGATAAAGGTCTTGAACTTGAAAAGGCAGAGGGTAAAACCGAGAATATCGAATTCCTGCAGCGTTTTGGGACCATGGGCACTTTCATCAACAATGATATCCGCCTGCTGAGGCGCAGTAAGGCTGCAAAGGTTACGCTTTATATGAGCATTGCCTTTCTTTTTTACGGTCTGTTATTTTTTAACGGCGCCTACCAAACGGATTTCATGAAACTTTTTGCGGCCATCTTCGTAACCGGTGGCTTTATGATGATGTTCGGACAGCGGGTTCCGGCCTGGGATTCTTCTTATTACCCGCTAATGATGACCCAGCAGGTTCCTTATAAAAAGTTTCTGATGGCCAAATGGTCGCTTATTATCCTGAGTATTTTAATAGGCATGATATTGTCCACAGCCTACCTGTATTTCGGATGGGAAATCTATCTTACTGTGCTGGGGGCCGGGCTTTATAATCTGGGAGTAAATTCCTACCTTACCTTGCTTGCAGGTGCCTACAACAAGCAAGCGATTGACCTGAACTCTACAGCAAAAAGTTTTGGTGGCGGTAAGAATAGTTTCAACATGAAAGTACTTCTGATTGCGATACCCCAAATGGTCCTGCCAATGGCAGTCTTTGCTATAGTAAAATACCTTTTCGGAATGTACGCGGCAGTTGCGGCCCTGGGTCTGCTGGGCGCAGTTGGTTTCATGCTCCGAAACTACATATTTGATCTAATTGTGAAGGTGTACAAAACACAGAAATATTCCACCCTTCAGGCATTTAAAAAAGAAAACTAA
- a CDS encoding DNA repair protein RecN, giving the protein MLNRIFIKNFALIDSLELQINKGLQVITGETGAGKSIILGALRLIMGERADVKAMQDSATKSVVEAEFLLDESYTQFFLDNDLDFETHTLVRRELLPTGKSRAFINDVPVTLEVLKSLSGKLIDIHSQFETSNLFDEDYQFSIVDGLSENKSLIVDYKAAFEAFNHLKSKLHGYKLQLSEGNKEADYKQFLLTELSEASLDEVDWEDLLNQLKKQENADAITENLKDIFVKLDAEQIGLLDTINDVKSKLNRIADLSHEFTLLNTRLAENIVEFKDIVFDLQNEAEKIETDPEVLERLNEKVNRINSLFLKHQVATVAELIEVRDALAGEQSGMDELQQLIQDTEAEISEQEKNLTRLAKLLASNRKKAVPVFKNKIETLLKQLGLEKAKIEVELTARPDFSRFGKENISLLFQANTGFPLKPIETAISGGERSRVMLSVKKLMAENAELPTLILDELDTGVSGKIAEEMGNVMREMSRNMQLIVITHLAQVAAKGDDHFKVQKEEVSGRTQSTIRPLDADEKLQEIAQLLSGAKVTQAAIEQARLLMN; this is encoded by the coding sequence ATGCTGAACCGAATTTTTATAAAGAATTTTGCGCTTATTGATTCACTGGAACTTCAGATAAATAAAGGTCTGCAGGTTATTACAGGTGAAACGGGAGCCGGAAAATCCATTATCCTGGGTGCGCTGCGTCTTATTATGGGCGAACGGGCCGACGTGAAAGCGATGCAGGATTCAGCCACTAAAAGTGTTGTGGAAGCCGAGTTTCTTCTTGATGAATCATATACACAGTTCTTTCTTGATAATGACCTTGATTTTGAAACTCATACCCTTGTACGCCGGGAATTGTTGCCCACTGGTAAGTCGCGTGCTTTCATCAATGATGTGCCGGTAACGCTGGAGGTTCTGAAATCACTTTCAGGAAAACTCATTGACATACATTCGCAGTTCGAAACCTCAAATCTCTTTGACGAAGATTACCAGTTCAGCATTGTGGACGGTCTTTCTGAGAATAAATCATTGATTGTTGATTATAAAGCCGCATTTGAGGCTTTTAATCATCTCAAGTCCAAACTCCATGGATATAAGCTCCAGCTGAGTGAAGGAAATAAAGAAGCGGATTATAAGCAGTTTTTGCTTACTGAACTCAGCGAAGCCAGTCTGGACGAGGTAGATTGGGAAGATTTGCTGAACCAGCTGAAAAAGCAGGAAAACGCAGATGCAATTACAGAAAACCTGAAGGATATTTTCGTTAAACTTGATGCTGAACAGATCGGTCTTCTGGACACGATAAATGATGTAAAGTCTAAACTGAACAGGATCGCGGATCTGTCACATGAATTTACGTTGCTGAATACCCGTTTGGCAGAAAACATCGTGGAATTCAAGGACATCGTATTCGACCTTCAGAATGAAGCTGAGAAGATTGAGACTGATCCCGAAGTGCTGGAAAGACTTAATGAAAAAGTAAACCGCATCAATTCACTGTTCCTGAAACATCAGGTTGCCACAGTCGCTGAACTGATAGAGGTGCGCGATGCACTTGCCGGCGAGCAGTCCGGAATGGACGAACTTCAGCAGCTGATTCAGGATACTGAAGCCGAAATTTCTGAACAGGAGAAAAATCTGACGCGTCTTGCCAAGTTACTTGCTTCTAACCGCAAGAAAGCGGTGCCCGTCTTCAAAAATAAGATAGAAACCTTACTTAAGCAGCTGGGTCTGGAGAAGGCAAAGATTGAGGTGGAACTTACCGCTAGACCAGACTTCAGCCGATTTGGCAAGGAGAATATAAGTTTACTGTTCCAGGCGAACACCGGATTTCCGCTTAAACCAATTGAAACCGCAATCTCTGGTGGTGAACGGTCACGCGTCATGCTTTCCGTAAAGAAACTGATGGCCGAGAATGCCGAGCTCCCCACACTTATTCTGGATGAGCTGGACACTGGAGTTTCCGGTAAGATTGCTGAGGAAATGGGCAATGTGATGCGCGAAATGTCCCGGAATATGCAGCTTATCGTTATTACCCACCTGGCGCAGGTGGCGGCTAAAGGTGATGATCATTTTAAAGTTCAGAAGGAAGAAGTTTCCGGCCGTACACAAAGTACGATCCGCCCGCTGGATGCGGATGAAAAACTGCAGGAAATCGCTCAGCTTCTTTCCGGTGCCAAAGTAACACAGGCTGCCATAGAGCAGGCCAGGCTTCTTATGAATTAA
- the porD gene encoding type IX secretion system protein PorD: protein MKNFLSIFIILFFAGSAFSQEIMANVTVNAQQLSGSNQQVYKTLEKNVRDFINKTSWTGKRLQNFEKVKANFAFVITGREGNRFNGTMVVQAVRPVFNSTYESPLMNVNDTKIDFEYVENENLVFNERQFSGKNLTDIISFYVYMILGYDADSFQSMGGQQHFTKAQQISRNAMNKGYEGWSVVEGPRTRGALIDGIIAPSYNPVRTVFYNYHRSGLDNMYNQDQSSPKKVIADALMALKQFENSFQQNYAINLFLDTKAAEIYNIFDSRNNGAVNMNELKQLMITLSPKNTEARWNNWK from the coding sequence ATGAAAAATTTCCTTTCCATATTCATCATCCTTTTCTTTGCCGGTTCCGCTTTCTCACAGGAGATCATGGCCAATGTGACAGTGAATGCGCAGCAGCTTTCCGGAAGTAACCAGCAGGTTTATAAGACGCTGGAGAAGAACGTGCGCGACTTCATCAACAAAACCAGCTGGACGGGGAAAAGACTGCAAAACTTTGAAAAGGTAAAAGCCAATTTCGCTTTCGTGATCACAGGTCGTGAGGGAAACCGTTTCAACGGTACCATGGTGGTGCAGGCGGTAAGGCCGGTGTTTAACTCGACTTATGAGTCCCCGCTCATGAATGTTAATGACACTAAGATCGACTTTGAATATGTTGAAAATGAAAACCTGGTCTTCAACGAACGCCAGTTTTCGGGCAAGAATCTTACGGACATCATCAGCTTCTATGTTTATATGATCCTGGGCTATGATGCAGACAGTTTTCAGTCCATGGGAGGACAGCAGCACTTTACAAAAGCTCAGCAGATTTCGCGTAACGCGATGAACAAAGGCTACGAAGGATGGTCTGTTGTAGAAGGGCCGCGTACCAGAGGTGCTTTGATTGACGGGATCATAGCCCCTTCCTACAATCCGGTGCGGACCGTTTTTTACAACTATCACCGCTCCGGCCTGGACAATATGTACAACCAGGATCAGTCCAGCCCAAAGAAAGTGATCGCGGATGCGCTGATGGCGCTGAAGCAGTTTGAAAATTCATTCCAGCAGAACTACGCCATCAATTTGTTTCTGGATACAAAAGCAGCTGAGATTTATAATATTTTTGATTCCAGGAACAACGGGGCTGTTAACATGAACGAGCTGAAACAGCTTATGATAACACTTTCGCCCAAGAATACAGAAGCACGGTGGAATAACTGGAAATAA
- the coaBC gene encoding bifunctional phosphopantothenoylcysteine decarboxylase/phosphopantothenate--cysteine ligase CoaBC codes for MILQDKKILIAITGGIAAYKINLLVRSFIKEGAEVQVIMTPAASNFVSPLTLSTLSKKPVYSDFYSENGTWNSHVDLALWADLMIIAPCTANTLAKMMHGQCDNLVIATYLSAKCPVFIAPAMDLDMYAHPSTRQNLEIAEDFGHFIIPAEDGELASGLIGEGRMAEPETIIQSITDYLNIYSDSQSFAGKTVLITAGPTYEAIDPVRFIGNHSSGKMGFAIAEAAAARGAQVILISGPTSLQTGHERIQLIRITSAQEMYDQVFRFYDTVDVAIASAAVADYAPANVAAQKIKKSDSHLTIELIKNPDILAEMGLRKNNQFLVGFALETENEEENARGKLERKNLDMIVLNSLSDAGAGFGKDTNLVKFITSDGITEFGLKSKQAVAADILEFVQQGTLK; via the coding sequence ATGATTCTGCAGGATAAAAAAATACTCATTGCGATAACCGGTGGTATCGCAGCCTATAAAATAAATCTGTTGGTGCGCAGCTTCATAAAAGAAGGTGCGGAAGTTCAGGTGATTATGACGCCGGCTGCATCCAATTTTGTATCGCCGCTTACGCTTTCCACGCTTTCCAAAAAGCCCGTCTATTCTGACTTCTATTCTGAAAACGGAACCTGGAACAGCCATGTGGACCTTGCGCTCTGGGCAGATCTGATGATTATCGCTCCCTGTACCGCTAATACCCTGGCCAAGATGATGCATGGGCAATGCGACAATCTTGTTATTGCGACTTACCTTTCAGCAAAATGTCCTGTCTTCATTGCTCCGGCCATGGATCTGGACATGTATGCCCATCCTTCTACACGACAGAACCTTGAGATAGCGGAAGATTTTGGACATTTCATTATTCCTGCTGAAGATGGAGAACTGGCAAGCGGTCTCATAGGCGAAGGCAGGATGGCCGAACCGGAAACCATCATCCAATCCATTACGGATTATCTTAATATATACAGTGATTCACAGTCATTTGCAGGCAAAACCGTGCTGATAACTGCCGGGCCAACTTATGAAGCCATAGATCCGGTACGTTTCATCGGTAATCACTCATCGGGCAAGATGGGATTTGCTATTGCGGAGGCTGCCGCTGCGCGGGGTGCTCAGGTGATACTTATTTCCGGTCCAACATCACTCCAGACGGGTCATGAACGGATTCAGCTCATCAGAATTACTTCAGCACAGGAAATGTATGATCAGGTGTTCAGGTTTTATGATACTGTAGATGTAGCCATTGCCAGCGCAGCCGTAGCAGATTATGCGCCGGCAAACGTTGCCGCCCAGAAAATTAAAAAGTCAGATTCCCATCTCACCATTGAACTCATAAAGAATCCTGATATCCTGGCGGAAATGGGGCTGCGGAAAAACAATCAGTTCCTCGTCGGTTTTGCACTGGAAACTGAGAACGAAGAGGAGAATGCCCGGGGTAAGCTTGAACGCAAGAATCTGGATATGATCGTTCTGAATTCATTAAGCGATGCGGGAGCAGGCTTCGGTAAGGATACCAATCTGGTTAAATTCATTACGTCTGACGGAATTACGGAGTTTGGGCTGAAATCCAAGCAGGCTGTTGCTGCAGACATTCTGGAATTCGTACAGCAGGGAACATTAAAATAA
- a CDS encoding DNA-directed RNA polymerase subunit omega, which yields MSAKDTRAELNTITYDRDKIEQNVGSIYEAIVIMGKRAEQINAEIRTELHGKLDEFAVHNATLEEVFENREQIEISKHYEKLPKPTSIAIKEWLDEEIYYRKTEDRA from the coding sequence ATGAGCGCAAAAGATACAAGAGCAGAACTGAACACCATTACGTACGACAGGGACAAGATTGAACAGAATGTAGGTTCCATCTACGAAGCCATCGTAATCATGGGAAAACGCGCGGAGCAGATCAATGCCGAGATCCGTACCGAACTTCACGGAAAACTGGATGAGTTTGCGGTGCACAATGCAACTCTTGAAGAGGTTTTTGAAAACAGAGAGCAAATTGAGATCTCCAAGCACTATGAAAAACTGCCGAAACCAACTTCTATTGCTATAAAAGAGTGGTTGGACGAAGAAATCTACTACAGAAAAACTGAAGACAGAGCATAG
- a CDS encoding outer membrane protein assembly factor BamD: MKKIVLILLTAILVTACNTVHDQALKSADKDFILKVANEHFANKKWAKSLALYERLSNLVAGTDDAPNVVFNSAYANYYDKNYKLAGHQFKNFAVTFPQDPRKEEAAYMSALCYYEGSMDYNLDQTSTELAINELQNFLNEYPTSERSRNISQLTDELSYKLEYKAYENARQYYKMGEYKAADVAFENVLGDFPSTKLRPSIYDYILKSRYELAVNSVFSLKQERIESALSFARLVEKEMPGTEYSKTAESIRARLVKEQESFNRQQKEIEAQKATLLARQQRETERSASDAEKQTKQALRDSAILNTPPPAVTLPLEK, encoded by the coding sequence ATGAAAAAAATTGTTTTAATCCTTCTTACGGCAATATTGGTTACAGCCTGTAATACAGTTCATGACCAGGCACTTAAAAGTGCCGATAAGGATTTCATCCTTAAGGTAGCAAATGAACATTTTGCCAATAAAAAATGGGCCAAATCATTGGCTTTATATGAAAGGCTTTCCAATCTGGTTGCGGGAACAGACGATGCGCCCAACGTGGTGTTCAATTCCGCTTATGCCAATTACTACGATAAGAATTATAAACTTGCAGGTCACCAGTTTAAAAACTTCGCTGTAACTTTCCCACAGGATCCAAGAAAGGAAGAGGCTGCCTATATGTCGGCACTTTGTTATTATGAGGGCTCAATGGACTATAACCTGGATCAAACCAGTACCGAACTGGCAATTAACGAGTTGCAGAACTTCCTGAACGAATATCCAACCTCAGAAAGGTCACGTAACATCAGCCAGCTTACGGATGAGTTAAGCTACAAACTGGAATATAAAGCCTACGAGAATGCCCGTCAGTATTACAAAATGGGTGAGTATAAAGCAGCTGATGTTGCATTTGAAAATGTTTTGGGCGATTTTCCCTCTACAAAACTAAGACCTTCCATTTACGATTATATCCTTAAATCCAGATATGAACTTGCGGTAAACTCTGTATTCAGCCTGAAACAGGAGCGTATTGAAAGCGCCCTGTCTTTTGCAAGACTCGTAGAAAAGGAAATGCCGGGAACCGAATATTCAAAAACCGCTGAATCTATCCGTGCCCGTCTCGTAAAAGAGCAGGAAAGCTTCAACCGTCAACAGAAGGAAATTGAAGCACAGAAAGCTACTTTGCTTGCCAGGCAGCAGCGCGAAACTGAACGTTCCGCCTCAGATGCCGAAAAGCAGACCAAACAGGCCTTAAGAGACAGTGCTATACTGAACACGCCTCCTCCGGCGGTCACTTTACCACTTGAAAAATAA
- a CDS encoding TetR/AcrR family transcriptional regulator yields the protein MGKKFTEKQIHILNIAEELIAEKGFEGTSVRDISAKANINVAMISYYFGSKEKMMYHLYHYRVQRTREHFAEFSEIIKDGKPEMQMREIIKYIVGQLFKYGQFHGFVSQELRRNENLKQELLVFYQFCVKKIDEVLKKGIASGVFTFAPKPEDILSIILGTTLFSIRNKNFMENYVRHSDDQSYIKEAEKKVKANMMLTVFALLGFVQD from the coding sequence ATGGGAAAGAAGTTTACGGAGAAGCAGATACACATCCTGAATATTGCGGAAGAACTGATTGCGGAAAAAGGGTTTGAAGGGACTTCCGTTCGTGATATTTCGGCAAAAGCAAATATTAATGTGGCCATGATTTCCTACTATTTTGGTTCCAAGGAGAAAATGATGTATCATCTTTACCATTATAGAGTTCAGCGTACACGTGAGCATTTTGCTGAATTTTCAGAGATCATCAAAGATGGAAAGCCCGAAATGCAGATGCGGGAAATCATTAAATATATTGTGGGCCAGCTCTTTAAATATGGTCAGTTTCACGGGTTTGTGTCGCAGGAACTTCGACGGAACGAAAACTTAAAGCAGGAGTTACTTGTCTTCTATCAGTTTTGTGTAAAGAAAATTGATGAGGTTCTAAAAAAAGGGATTGCATCAGGAGTTTTTACATTCGCTCCAAAGCCGGAGGATATCCTTTCCATTATTCTCGGTACCACCCTGTTTTCTATCAGGAATAAGAACTTTATGGAGAATTATGTTCGGCACAGCGATGATCAAAGCTACATTAAGGAAGCGGAAAAAAAGGTGAAAGCCAATATGATGCTCACTGTCTTTGCACTTTTAGGGTTTGTGCAGGATTAA
- a CDS encoding TatD family hydrolase has protein sequence MMEYFDFHHHNRATEKGIYNLSFPELPREGLFSAGIHPQEISSGNESRWKWLHEVSQHPNCVAIGECGLDGRVPDEKVQSEAFSRQTELANDLCKPMIIHCVRRFSHLIPFRKKVRVPMVVHGFSKKQSVAEELRKHDFYLSFGKSVLQNVNLQRLVKDFPTEKMFLETDADEGGIEELYRLVSSVKGISEEALIHQIEKNLQAIMPR, from the coding sequence ATGATGGAATATTTCGACTTTCATCATCATAACCGCGCGACGGAAAAAGGCATCTATAATCTGTCTTTTCCGGAGTTACCAAGAGAGGGGCTGTTTTCCGCAGGAATTCACCCGCAGGAAATATCATCGGGTAATGAAAGCAGATGGAAGTGGCTGCATGAAGTGAGTCAGCATCCCAATTGTGTAGCCATCGGCGAATGTGGTTTGGATGGCCGGGTTCCGGACGAAAAAGTGCAGAGTGAAGCTTTTTCCAGGCAGACTGAACTGGCCAATGACCTCTGTAAACCAATGATTATCCATTGTGTACGCCGGTTTTCCCATCTGATTCCTTTCAGAAAAAAAGTTCGTGTGCCCATGGTTGTCCACGGATTCAGCAAAAAGCAATCGGTGGCAGAGGAGCTCAGAAAACATGATTTCTACCTGAGTTTTGGTAAGTCAGTTTTACAAAATGTAAATTTGCAGCGGCTGGTGAAGGATTTCCCAACTGAGAAGATGTTTCTTGAGACAGATGCGGATGAAGGCGGTATTGAGGAACTTTACCGGTTAGTCAGCTCGGTGAAAGGCATTTCTGAAGAAGCACTTATACATCAAATCGAAAAAAACCTGCAGGCAATTATGCCGCGATAG
- a CDS encoding tRNA threonylcarbamoyladenosine dehydratase, with protein MEKNWLERTELLIKEKGARKLLKSNVLVIGLGGVGSFAAEFLARAGIGTMTIVDGDTVDITNINRQLPALHSTIGLSKADLMQARLMDINPNLKLTQISRFLEPEDMVEILDADKFDYVLDCIDSVTPKITLIKAAKRKKIKVVSCMGAGGKTDPSKVMVRDISKTYNCYLAKQVRKRLKKESINKGIRCVFSNEIQQENSLKLTDGTNYKKSFYGTISYIPAMFGLYAAAEVINHLLKNE; from the coding sequence ATGGAAAAAAACTGGCTGGAACGCACAGAACTGCTGATAAAGGAAAAGGGAGCCAGGAAACTTCTGAAATCCAATGTACTCGTCATTGGACTGGGAGGTGTAGGTTCTTTTGCCGCTGAATTCCTGGCGCGGGCCGGAATCGGAACAATGACCATTGTAGACGGCGACACGGTGGACATTACCAATATAAACCGCCAGCTGCCCGCTCTGCACAGTACAATAGGTCTTTCCAAAGCAGACCTGATGCAGGCGCGCCTCATGGACATCAACCCAAATCTTAAGTTAACTCAAATCAGCCGGTTTCTTGAACCTGAAGATATGGTGGAGATTCTGGACGCTGATAAGTTCGATTATGTTCTGGACTGTATAGACAGCGTAACGCCTAAGATCACACTTATTAAGGCGGCCAAAAGAAAAAAGATTAAAGTAGTTAGCTGTATGGGCGCCGGTGGAAAAACAGATCCAAGTAAGGTAATGGTACGCGACATCAGCAAGACTTATAACTGCTATCTGGCCAAACAGGTACGCAAACGCCTGAAGAAGGAAAGTATCAACAAAGGGATCCGCTGTGTTTTCTCCAATGAAATTCAGCAGGAAAACAGCCTGAAGCTGACCGATGGGACCAACTATAAAAAATCCTTTTACGGAACAATAAGCTATATTCCCGCAATGTTCGGACTTTATGCCGCGGCGGAAGTGATAAACCATCTTTTAAAAAATGAATGA
- the rnpA gene encoding ribonuclease P protein component: MNDSGTGDTCYPRAEKLKSKRELDVLFDKGKWKTVGNMRIVTYSTAELPQAKIGVSVSKRNFKKAVHRNRIKRLLREAYRLNKSSFTEAFGTSGISMIFWVSSTMPKNYDEVKEAFLKLCQTKK; the protein is encoded by the coding sequence ATGAATGATTCAGGAACCGGAGACACGTGCTACCCACGAGCCGAAAAACTTAAGTCGAAGCGGGAACTGGACGTGCTTTTTGACAAAGGTAAGTGGAAGACTGTGGGCAACATGCGGATTGTTACCTACTCTACCGCTGAGCTACCTCAGGCAAAAATCGGTGTGTCGGTATCGAAAAGGAATTTTAAGAAAGCTGTGCACCGCAACCGGATTAAAAGACTACTGCGCGAAGCCTACAGGCTGAATAAGAGCAGTTTCACAGAAGCGTTCGGCACGTCAGGCATCTCCATGATATTCTGGGTTTCATCCACAATGCCAAAAAATTATGATGAAGTGAAAGAGGCATTCCTGAAGCTTTGCCAAACTAAAAAATAA
- a CDS encoding DUF4126 domain-containing protein, with translation MLDNIPYLPYFLSAFIGIGLAAASGFRVFLPMFTVSMASYMGWIPMNESFEWLAGLPTLIATGFAMIFEILAYYIPIVDHLLDTLSVPLATLAGSVLFASQFADLGTFPQWALALIAGGGTAAAISSGFAGTRAASTATTGGLGNSVVATTETAGAGIMSILALAAPIFAAIIAIALVITVLILGKKLWNKFRNFKADRNSKIIDVEAVERKNLE, from the coding sequence ATGCTGGATAATATACCTTACCTACCTTACTTTCTTAGTGCCTTTATCGGTATAGGCCTTGCCGCAGCTTCCGGCTTCAGGGTTTTCCTGCCCATGTTTACGGTGAGTATGGCTTCGTATATGGGATGGATCCCGATGAATGAGTCTTTTGAATGGCTGGCGGGCCTTCCCACATTAATCGCGACAGGTTTTGCAATGATTTTTGAGATCCTGGCCTATTATATTCCTATTGTAGATCATTTACTGGATACACTGTCTGTTCCGCTGGCCACTCTGGCAGGCTCCGTACTTTTTGCAAGTCAGTTTGCTGATTTGGGGACTTTTCCTCAATGGGCACTTGCACTTATTGCCGGCGGAGGAACTGCGGCGGCCATAAGTTCGGGATTTGCGGGAACGCGGGCAGCTTCAACGGCAACCACAGGCGGACTGGGTAATTCGGTAGTAGCCACAACCGAAACTGCGGGCGCTGGAATCATGTCCATACTGGCACTTGCAGCACCAATTTTTGCCGCCATCATTGCCATAGCTTTGGTAATCACTGTCCTTATTTTAGGCAAAAAGTTGTGGAATAAATTCAGAAATTTCAAAGCCGACCGAAATTCAAAAATAATTGATGTAGAAGCTGTAGAGCGTAAAAACCTGGAATAG